GCTGGAGCGCTCGGGGTCGCCGCAGCACGCGGCCGACGTCCTGCGGGCCGACCTGCGCCGCGACCTGGTCAACCGCCTCGGCCTGCCCCCCAACCTGCCGCCCGCCACCCTGGTGGAGGTGGTGTCCCCCCGCACGCAGCTCGACGACGCGCAGCTCGCCGCCGCGCTCGGGCCCGGCCCGGTCAGCGACGACAAGGGCCTGCTGACCGTGGTCACCCTGATTGACTTCGTCCGCAAGGAGGTCTTCGTACATGTCGGATCCTGAGTCCGCCCCACTGCCCCCACCGCCACCCCCGCCGATCACCGCGCCGACCGCGACCACCGCGACCACGCCGGCGACGATGTCGTTCGGCGTCACACCGCCGACGAACGACCCCCGGGCCGCGCTCCTGCGGGTGCGCGACGAGGTCGGCAAGGTGGTCGTGGGCCAGGAGGGCGCCATGTCCGGCCTGGTCGCGGCGCTGCTGGCCCGGGGCCACGTGCT
The sequence above is drawn from the Acidimicrobiales bacterium genome and encodes:
- a CDS encoding AAA family ATPase, with amino-acid sequence MSDPESAPLPPPPPPPITAPTATTATTPATMSFGVTPPTNDPRAALLRVRDEVGKVVVGQEGAMSGLVAALLARGHVLLEGVPGVAKTLLVKALSAAMDLDFKRVQFTPDLMPSDVTGQLILDGTSGRSEFRFREGPI